One window of the Pseudomonadota bacterium genome contains the following:
- a CDS encoding cyclic beta 1-2 glucan synthetase produces the protein MGAPEAPWRSQVLSRDGLEELALDLAEQHTGNFGPIRSKRLLLSYRDNRETLRRVYLRLAEAAHRGETLTAGSEWLLDNYHVVERHAAAIKKYLPWSFYRTLPNCLTGDLQGFPRVYQLALEFIVHTDAALDPQLASVFLSSYQTKLELSSGELWAFPIMLRFALLENLRRLMREAEKELVARRDVFTLVEQVLGDDSRTGTEIMVELAGRLSERESFLPHGALELLKRLRGRGRKAFMALQFLEETLRERGLDPEDLLRAEDHNQASRQISVGNTLTSLTAIDQMNWRDWFEAASLADRVLRQDPAGLYSRSDFMTRDAIRHEIEQISKRLKISDSATSEVVLNCAKRAALEAPGSDDISLVQKHVGNFLLGDGRTTLERALNYSPPLLQRLQRLLTNNALLSYLGSILLVTMLLAGYVTLLSEWAESAVPLFICTMLLAFLPVSELASSLVQYLVSRWVPPRALPKLNSDGPVPSDSKTIVVVHTIFNSAASIQRAIDGLEVRFLATDDPVFTFVLMADLPDARSEHAQGDQQIVAMASAEIEVLNRRHSRNGEQRFALFFRSRKWNQGEGVWMAWERKRGKLEELNRYLLGETDTTLRLVVGDQERLKGVRYVITLDSDSQLSRDVAKKLVATISHPMNRPIIDERVNRVVKGYAFIQPRVTISLTSATNSFFSRLFSGQAGLDPYTSVVSEVYQDLFGEGSFWGKGIYDVQAFEHVLRGRVPENALLSHDLFEGSFARVALASDIELYDDFPSRYMAYSKRLHRWVRGDWQLLPWLWTSVPTRTGRSPNQLSWLSRWKMFDNLRRSLLPPASLLALLGGWLFLPGGALVWTVLVLLVISFPVFTGLASVFALPTVGISLGGFLGDIGRDLWRNTIRSGCAIAFLPHQSGLMLDAIFTTVYRVFISKKQLLEWEPAERSEKRSRNETRDYLRLFVPVILVVLTALAYAGYNDPQTLFFSVPITLLWLTSPWIAAWASKPSETVTLRASEGDRRYLKTVSFDTWLFFDQYLKDEYNYLMPDNLQVVPKEVVAERTSPTNISLSMLSVVSAYDLGFLPFHHAVARCSSILSTITKMEKYRGHLFNWYAIRDLAPLSPRYISSVDSGNMLGHFYTFLTVLERASTTPVISPKHLASLTEKLHQVLEEGESLPESSVRELRAFRNALVSHPGEDSLVWFSTLVSKQQVLYDLRAQMSEEATFNPSALDRCIRLMEQLTAATDLLGWIAPLRELVAFGRSIELKHGVQSDPFTVLITHSIELLQKLSRSALTPTLLSSAVEELHQVVILAHGSTNSEHAGAILRTLEAAILEASLTLKATADSISSMDSQLKKLILEMDFSFLYDEGRALFTIGFNAEHARKDLSFYDLLASEARLLSFLAVARGEVPQKHWFSLGRSLTTSAGGKALVSWSGTMFEYLMPFIVMRDFPTTILGRTGRAIVGAQIHYAKRQKVPWGISESAYSGVDFEKTYQYHAFGVPGLGLKRGLSEDLVISPYSTFLALSFAPSIGSATENLRYLEREGARGRYGFFEAVDYTRSRHLRTEGKHVVQSFFAHHQGMSLISVNNVLNDDIMCERFHAQPLIKSAELLLHERFPDRVSTIVPHEPELQAVQREDDPIESPGLEVVSSAHTLAPRVRVLSNGRYSVVIDSSGGGFSSFDKNIMLTRWREDPTTTSNGSFIYLHEAAKKRTWSAAYQPSKVEPSSYESIFSPGRAEFKRFDDKIFVHTEITVAPEDDVELRRITVTNLGHEEREIDVVSYMEPVLVNRRADTAHTAFNKLFVRAEILPDYDAILCSRRPRTESEQEIFFFHRVTLKTSYAPIKFYTSRADFIGRGKSAAQPAIFADLGQTLKQSGSSIDPLASLGCKIRLAPGMSETLVFVSGAARTRKGAQSLIERYQELIHVNRAFELSWSRAQVELRSHAYTAIQADLFHRLAGCLVYNEPSVRGAPESLAANRLGQSGLWRFGISGDLPIVLVKITDSRQGKVLQELLLAHHFLRERGLEFDLIVLHNNPGTYMQPLAEDLEYLVRSSTAGGLIDRPGGIFLRSSSQISESESILLETVARIVIVGEIGGLLEALKTPAFEQTQEVAPISSHKRLVAPPEPQQPLLLENGIGGFAPISKHYIMPKIGSVRPPLAWTNVIANPSFGFLVTESGGGYTWSENSRENKLTPWSNDPIIDPPSEVVYLRRADSGDYWSLTPEPAGEGLDYKVEHGFGSSSFKTINAGIESKLTLSGSITDRVKWYSITLSNLEPTEQKLELFLYCDLVLGAARDDNYRFISTSFDRSAQALCAVNYYNNEFSGRTVAFGSSEPIASYSASRLEFLGRNGDLRKPLVLEKGAQVSFFPAKAKPVKLSTKTGAGIDPCAALQIAVTLKPKEERVVHFFLGEYPSGDAMRLDVAKHRSLQTQRIELSGVESWWQDLLSTVQVTTPSTSFNTMMNAWLLYQTVACRLMGRSGFYQSGGALGFRDQLQDSLALLAIRPELTRAQILLHAAHQFVEGDVQHWWHPPTGRGVRTRISDDLLWLPYVVSRYIEVSGDYSILSESVPYLQGPALNERQMESYFTPDSNGAQGLLIEHCLRTFSATSAVGPHGLPLIGAGDWNDGMNEVGTHGQGESVWLAWFQIEVINRFSAVLDAQGDHDNAAQLRQRAVALKNAAEEHAWDGAWYRRAFYDDGTPIGSSLNDECKIDSLAQSWAVISKAAEPARAAQAMQSIREHLIDRDARIIKLLTPPFDKTSKNPGYIKGYPPGIRENGGQYTHAAAWVIIAAAEMGHGTEALELFELINPINLTSDTTGIGRYQAEPYVMCGDVCAEKTLAGRAGWSWYTGSAGWLYQAGLEHIIGLKVHATSFTINPCVPTTWDKFSLIYKRQGRTFHIAVSNKAGVERGVSSIEVDGRTLSGSTIAFEDPLYGTEVRIAVELA, from the coding sequence ATGGGAGCTCCTGAAGCACCCTGGAGATCTCAGGTGCTTTCACGCGATGGATTGGAGGAGCTAGCGCTTGACCTCGCAGAGCAACACACTGGGAACTTTGGCCCCATCCGATCTAAGCGGCTGCTACTTAGCTACAGGGATAATCGTGAAACGCTACGGCGCGTATACCTACGACTAGCGGAAGCTGCTCATCGCGGCGAGACCCTGACAGCCGGATCTGAGTGGCTCCTTGACAACTATCACGTTGTTGAGCGACATGCGGCTGCTATCAAAAAATACCTCCCTTGGAGCTTCTACCGCACCCTGCCCAATTGTCTAACGGGCGACCTGCAGGGATTTCCAAGGGTCTACCAACTTGCTCTTGAATTTATCGTTCACACCGATGCCGCACTAGATCCACAACTTGCCTCAGTTTTTCTGAGCTCGTACCAAACTAAGCTCGAACTCTCCTCAGGTGAGCTATGGGCATTCCCGATTATGTTGCGCTTTGCTCTCCTTGAGAACCTGCGCAGACTGATGCGCGAAGCAGAGAAGGAGCTGGTCGCGCGCCGAGATGTATTCACCCTGGTAGAGCAGGTGCTTGGTGATGATTCCCGCACCGGCACTGAGATTATGGTTGAGCTTGCCGGTCGTCTCAGTGAGCGCGAGAGCTTTCTCCCGCACGGTGCTCTAGAGCTCCTTAAGCGTCTCAGGGGTCGTGGAAGAAAAGCGTTTATGGCGCTCCAGTTTCTAGAAGAAACTTTGCGTGAACGGGGTCTTGATCCGGAAGATCTCTTAAGAGCCGAAGATCACAACCAAGCATCTCGTCAGATATCTGTCGGAAATACCCTCACCTCACTCACCGCAATAGATCAGATGAACTGGCGTGACTGGTTTGAAGCGGCAAGCCTTGCCGATAGGGTGCTCAGACAGGACCCTGCAGGGCTCTATAGCCGCAGCGATTTTATGACTCGCGATGCGATACGACACGAGATAGAGCAGATCTCCAAGCGGCTTAAGATCTCTGATTCAGCCACCTCAGAGGTAGTTCTTAACTGTGCCAAGCGAGCTGCTCTTGAAGCTCCCGGATCGGACGATATCTCACTGGTACAGAAGCATGTCGGCAACTTCTTACTTGGTGATGGACGAACAACCCTCGAGAGGGCCCTAAACTACTCACCACCCCTCCTTCAGCGCCTGCAGCGCCTCCTGACAAACAATGCACTTCTTAGTTATCTAGGTTCAATCCTCCTCGTAACTATGCTGCTAGCCGGATACGTTACTCTATTATCGGAGTGGGCCGAGAGCGCTGTGCCGCTCTTTATCTGCACCATGCTGCTCGCCTTTCTACCGGTATCTGAACTTGCCTCAAGCCTAGTACAGTATCTCGTATCGCGCTGGGTGCCCCCACGCGCCCTTCCAAAACTTAACTCAGATGGCCCGGTCCCCTCTGACTCTAAGACCATCGTTGTTGTACATACGATCTTTAATTCAGCCGCTTCGATTCAACGGGCGATCGATGGTCTTGAGGTCCGTTTTCTAGCAACCGACGACCCTGTGTTTACCTTCGTGCTTATGGCGGATCTCCCCGATGCGCGCTCCGAGCACGCTCAGGGTGACCAACAGATCGTTGCAATGGCGTCTGCTGAGATTGAGGTCCTAAATCGACGTCACAGCCGAAACGGCGAGCAACGCTTCGCCCTATTTTTTCGCTCCCGCAAATGGAATCAAGGCGAGGGGGTCTGGATGGCCTGGGAGAGAAAGCGCGGCAAATTAGAAGAGCTTAATCGTTATCTGCTCGGTGAAACTGACACCACCCTTAGGCTTGTCGTTGGAGATCAGGAGCGTCTTAAGGGGGTCAGATATGTAATTACCCTAGACAGCGACTCGCAACTCTCGCGTGACGTTGCCAAGAAGCTTGTTGCTACCATCTCTCACCCAATGAACCGTCCCATTATCGATGAGAGGGTTAACCGCGTTGTCAAAGGATACGCCTTTATTCAACCACGAGTTACCATCTCACTCACCTCTGCAACGAACTCGTTCTTCTCAAGACTTTTTAGTGGTCAAGCTGGGCTAGACCCCTACACCAGCGTAGTTTCAGAGGTATACCAGGACCTCTTTGGCGAAGGGTCCTTTTGGGGCAAGGGGATCTACGACGTACAGGCATTTGAGCACGTACTGCGGGGTCGTGTTCCCGAGAACGCTCTGCTTAGCCACGATCTATTTGAGGGCTCCTTTGCGCGCGTGGCGCTCGCCTCAGATATCGAGCTCTATGATGATTTTCCCTCGCGCTATATGGCGTATTCAAAGCGTCTACACCGTTGGGTGCGCGGCGATTGGCAGCTCCTTCCGTGGCTCTGGACCTCGGTGCCAACTCGTACTGGGCGTTCGCCAAATCAGCTCTCTTGGCTCTCGCGCTGGAAGATGTTTGATAACTTAAGAAGAAGCCTCCTTCCACCAGCGTCACTTTTAGCCCTGCTTGGAGGCTGGCTCTTTCTACCTGGCGGCGCGCTGGTATGGACCGTTCTTGTGCTCCTCGTAATCTCCTTCCCTGTCTTTACAGGGCTTGCCAGCGTCTTTGCTCTACCAACCGTAGGAATCTCGTTAGGCGGATTCCTTGGAGATATCGGACGTGACCTATGGCGCAACACGATCCGTTCTGGCTGCGCCATCGCTTTCCTTCCACACCAGTCTGGCCTGATGCTAGACGCTATATTCACCACCGTTTATCGAGTCTTTATCAGTAAGAAGCAGCTACTTGAGTGGGAGCCGGCAGAGCGCTCTGAAAAACGATCCCGTAACGAGACACGCGACTACCTGCGTCTATTTGTTCCGGTCATTCTGGTTGTACTAACAGCGCTTGCCTATGCTGGGTATAACGACCCCCAGACCCTGTTCTTCTCGGTTCCAATTACGCTTTTGTGGCTCACCTCGCCCTGGATTGCAGCCTGGGCCTCTAAGCCCTCCGAGACAGTTACGTTACGGGCCTCTGAAGGGGATCGTCGCTACCTTAAGACCGTCTCGTTTGATACCTGGCTATTCTTCGATCAATATCTAAAGGATGAGTACAACTACCTTATGCCGGACAACCTGCAGGTTGTTCCTAAAGAAGTTGTCGCCGAAAGAACCTCCCCGACCAATATCTCTCTATCGATGCTCAGCGTCGTATCGGCTTACGACTTAGGTTTTCTTCCCTTTCACCACGCGGTTGCTCGCTGCTCTAGTATACTCAGTACTATTACTAAGATGGAGAAATATCGCGGGCACCTTTTTAACTGGTACGCCATTCGAGATCTCGCGCCCCTTAGCCCACGCTACATCTCATCCGTCGATAGCGGTAATATGCTGGGTCACTTCTATACCTTCCTTACGGTTCTAGAGCGGGCCTCAACAACACCGGTTATCTCACCTAAACACCTGGCGAGCTTAACGGAGAAGTTGCATCAGGTACTTGAAGAGGGGGAGTCTCTGCCTGAGAGCTCCGTACGCGAACTACGCGCCTTTAGAAACGCCCTCGTTTCACACCCAGGTGAAGATTCGCTTGTCTGGTTCTCAACCCTAGTTTCTAAACAGCAGGTGCTCTACGATCTTCGCGCTCAGATGTCCGAAGAAGCTACATTTAATCCGAGCGCGCTCGATCGTTGCATACGCCTCATGGAGCAATTAACAGCAGCCACCGACCTGCTCGGCTGGATCGCTCCCCTGCGGGAGCTCGTAGCGTTTGGAAGAAGTATAGAGCTTAAACATGGCGTTCAATCCGATCCATTCACTGTTCTTATAACGCATAGCATAGAGCTACTTCAAAAACTCTCCCGCTCCGCTCTTACACCCACACTGCTTTCTAGCGCCGTAGAGGAGCTCCATCAGGTAGTTATTTTAGCGCATGGTTCAACCAACAGCGAACATGCCGGTGCTATTCTTAGAACGCTAGAAGCTGCCATACTGGAAGCCTCCCTTACCCTTAAAGCCACGGCTGATAGCATCAGCTCCATGGACTCACAGCTTAAAAAGCTGATTCTTGAGATGGACTTCTCATTTCTGTATGACGAGGGTCGTGCGCTCTTTACGATCGGGTTTAACGCAGAGCACGCCCGCAAAGATCTAAGTTTTTATGACCTCTTGGCCTCCGAGGCTCGGCTACTAAGCTTCCTTGCTGTGGCGCGCGGCGAGGTGCCGCAGAAGCACTGGTTCTCGCTCGGTCGCTCGCTTACCACCTCTGCCGGTGGCAAGGCGCTCGTATCGTGGAGCGGTACGATGTTTGAGTATCTAATGCCGTTTATCGTCATGCGTGATTTTCCAACCACTATTCTTGGACGCACTGGACGGGCGATAGTCGGAGCTCAGATTCACTATGCGAAGCGCCAAAAGGTTCCATGGGGCATCTCTGAATCGGCTTATAGCGGCGTTGATTTTGAAAAGACCTATCAGTATCACGCCTTCGGAGTTCCTGGGCTTGGGCTTAAGCGTGGACTCTCAGAAGATCTCGTTATCTCCCCCTACTCCACATTCCTTGCGCTCTCATTTGCTCCCTCAATCGGGAGCGCTACAGAGAATCTACGCTACCTTGAGCGTGAGGGCGCGCGTGGCAGATACGGATTCTTTGAAGCCGTTGACTACACACGCAGTCGGCACCTCCGTACAGAGGGCAAACATGTCGTGCAGTCCTTCTTTGCGCACCATCAGGGGATGTCGCTCATTAGCGTTAATAACGTGCTCAACGACGATATCATGTGCGAACGTTTTCATGCGCAACCACTTATAAAATCCGCAGAACTACTTTTACATGAACGCTTCCCGGATCGGGTCTCTACCATCGTTCCGCACGAACCTGAGCTGCAAGCTGTACAACGCGAGGATGACCCTATTGAGAGTCCAGGTCTTGAGGTTGTTTCCTCAGCGCATACCCTTGCGCCCCGTGTTCGTGTGCTTTCTAACGGTCGTTACTCGGTCGTGATTGACTCTTCAGGCGGAGGCTTTAGCAGCTTCGACAAGAACATTATGTTGACCCGTTGGCGCGAGGACCCAACAACAACATCTAACGGCTCATTCATTTACCTGCATGAGGCAGCCAAGAAACGCACCTGGTCGGCTGCATATCAACCTTCCAAGGTTGAACCAAGCTCATATGAATCGATCTTTAGCCCTGGCCGAGCTGAATTTAAACGTTTTGACGATAAGATCTTCGTGCATACCGAGATCACCGTTGCGCCAGAGGATGATGTTGAGCTGCGCCGTATCACGGTAACTAACCTCGGTCATGAGGAGCGCGAGATCGACGTTGTAAGCTACATGGAACCGGTGCTCGTTAATCGGCGCGCCGATACAGCGCATACAGCCTTTAATAAGCTCTTTGTGCGGGCCGAGATCCTGCCCGATTATGATGCCATTCTTTGCTCACGCCGGCCCCGTACAGAGTCAGAGCAGGAGATCTTCTTCTTCCACCGTGTAACGCTCAAGACAAGCTATGCGCCGATTAAGTTCTATACCTCTCGCGCTGATTTTATCGGACGTGGCAAGAGCGCAGCTCAACCGGCAATCTTTGCTGATCTAGGGCAAACTCTCAAGCAGTCTGGCAGCAGTATAGATCCCCTAGCATCATTAGGCTGCAAGATTAGACTAGCCCCCGGCATGAGTGAAACGTTGGTATTCGTAAGTGGCGCTGCGCGCACCCGTAAGGGTGCTCAGAGCCTGATTGAACGGTACCAGGAGCTGATACATGTTAATAGAGCGTTTGAACTCTCTTGGAGCCGTGCACAGGTAGAGCTGCGCAGCCACGCCTACACCGCTATTCAGGCCGACCTGTTTCATCGTCTAGCCGGCTGCCTCGTCTACAACGAGCCCTCTGTGCGTGGGGCTCCCGAGAGCCTCGCCGCTAACCGACTCGGTCAATCTGGACTGTGGCGCTTCGGCATCTCAGGTGACCTCCCGATAGTTCTGGTAAAGATTACCGACTCACGTCAGGGCAAGGTTCTGCAGGAGCTACTCCTTGCGCACCACTTCCTGCGCGAGCGTGGCCTTGAGTTCGATCTGATCGTACTGCACAATAATCCCGGTACATACATGCAACCGCTCGCGGAGGATCTCGAATATCTAGTGCGTTCAAGTACCGCTGGCGGCCTAATTGATCGCCCAGGTGGTATATTCCTCCGTTCCTCAAGTCAGATATCGGAGTCTGAATCGATATTGCTTGAAACGGTGGCGCGCATCGTTATAGTTGGAGAGATCGGCGGGCTGCTAGAGGCCCTAAAAACACCGGCCTTTGAACAGACGCAGGAGGTTGCGCCGATCTCATCTCACAAACGGCTTGTAGCCCCCCCAGAGCCCCAACAGCCACTTCTACTCGAAAACGGCATTGGAGGATTCGCCCCGATCTCTAAGCACTACATCATGCCTAAGATCGGCTCCGTGCGCCCACCCCTGGCCTGGACCAACGTTATCGCCAATCCCTCCTTTGGCTTCCTTGTAACTGAGTCGGGGGGTGGTTACACCTGGTCTGAAAACAGTCGTGAAAATAAACTGACCCCGTGGAGTAATGATCCGATTATTGATCCTCCAAGCGAGGTTGTATATCTGCGCCGTGCAGACTCCGGGGACTACTGGTCGCTAACTCCAGAGCCTGCTGGCGAGGGTCTCGATTACAAAGTTGAGCACGGCTTCGGCTCCTCTAGCTTTAAAACAATTAATGCCGGAATAGAGTCAAAGTTGACCCTGAGTGGCTCGATAACTGATCGGGTTAAATGGTACTCAATTACCCTCTCAAACCTAGAACCAACCGAGCAAAAACTTGAGCTATTCCTATATTGCGATCTAGTACTAGGCGCAGCGCGTGATGATAACTACCGCTTTATATCAACTAGTTTTGATCGCTCCGCGCAGGCGCTCTGCGCCGTAAACTATTATAACAACGAGTTCTCAGGCAGAACCGTAGCGTTCGGTTCTAGTGAGCCGATTGCAAGCTATAGCGCCTCACGCCTTGAATTTCTGGGACGAAACGGCGACCTACGAAAGCCCCTCGTCCTTGAAAAGGGCGCTCAAGTTAGCTTCTTTCCTGCCAAGGCCAAGCCGGTAAAATTATCGACTAAGACCGGTGCTGGCATTGATCCCTGTGCGGCGCTTCAGATTGCAGTTACGCTCAAACCAAAGGAGGAGCGTGTCGTGCATTTCTTCCTAGGAGAGTACCCAAGCGGTGATGCTATGCGGCTCGATGTTGCAAAACACCGCAGCCTTCAAACCCAGCGCATCGAGCTCTCCGGGGTTGAATCGTGGTGGCAAGATCTACTCTCTACCGTACAGGTCACTACACCCAGCACATCTTTTAATACGATGATGAACGCTTGGTTGCTCTATCAGACCGTTGCCTGTCGTCTGATGGGCCGTTCAGGTTTCTATCAAAGCGGTGGGGCGCTCGGCTTTAGGGATCAACTTCAGGACTCCCTGGCTCTGCTCGCCATTCGTCCTGAACTAACGCGCGCACAAATTCTGCTGCATGCTGCTCACCAATTCGTTGAGGGTGATGTGCAACACTGGTGGCATCCCCCAACAGGACGCGGAGTCCGTACCCGTATCTCGGATGATCTGCTTTGGTTGCCGTATGTTGTCAGCCGCTATATCGAAGTCAGTGGTGATTACTCAATACTTTCCGAGTCAGTGCCTTATCTACAGGGTCCAGCCCTTAACGAGCGGCAGATGGAGAGCTACTTTACTCCAGACAGTAACGGCGCTCAGGGGCTACTAATTGAGCACTGCCTGCGCACCTTCAGCGCTACATCGGCTGTTGGGCCACACGGACTGCCCTTGATAGGAGCAGGTGACTGGAACGATGGCATGAACGAGGTTGGAACTCACGGTCAGGGCGAGAGCGTCTGGCTGGCCTGGTTTCAGATCGAGGTAATTAACCGCTTCTCGGCTGTGCTAGATGCTCAGGGTGACCACGACAATGCAGCTCAACTCCGTCAGCGTGCGGTAGCGCTTAAAAACGCGGCGGAAGAGCACGCCTGGGATGGAGCCTGGTATCGCCGTGCCTTTTACGACGATGGTACACCGATCGGAAGCTCCTTAAACGATGAATGTAAGATCGACTCTCTAGCTCAGTCTTGGGCAGTTATTAGCAAAGCAGCCGAGCCTGCTCGCGCCGCTCAAGCCATGCAATCTATTAGGGAGCACCTGATCGACCGTGATGCTCGCATTATAAAGCTCCTTACTCCACCATTTGATAAAACATCTAAGAATCCCGGCTACATTAAGGGCTATCCACCCGGCATTCGCGAGAACGGTGGTCAGTATACGCACGCTGCGGCCTGGGTCATCATCGCCGCTGCCGAGATGGGTCATGGAACTGAGGCGCTAGAGCTATTTGAGTTGATTAACCCGATAAACCTTACCTCGGATACAACCGGCATAGGGCGCTATCAGGCTGAGCCGTACGTTATGTGTGGGGATGTCTGCGCTGAGAAAACACTGGCTGGTCGTGCAGGTTGGAGTTGGTATACGGGCTCCGCAGGGTGGCTCTATCAGGCTGGGCTAGAGCATATTATTGGCCTTAAGGTGCATGCTACCTCATTCACTATCAATCCATGCGTGCCCACCACATGGGATAAATTCTCACTGATCTACAAACGTCAGGGACGTACCTTTCATATCGCAGTATCAAATAAGGCTGGGGTAGAGCGCGGCGTTAGCTCGATTGAGGTCGATGGCAGAACGCTTTCCGGCAGCACAATTGCGTTTGAGGATCCTCTTTATGGAACAGAGGTTCGGATTGCTGTAGAGCTAGCGTAG
- a CDS encoding DUF3833 domain-containing protein produces MINSKTLRKISLAIGFAAASTLSACCPLSVSVYRDEKPRLEIERYFSGNLEAIGIVSDRRGKVLKSFVCAMKGSWDGHDLILNEDFSWSDNTRQTRVWRLTRTSPGTFIGTANDVVGQAKVEVAGNAMHLVYTLEVPMNGSTTQLNVDDWLYLVTDTVIINHSKLTKFGLDAAEVVLTIRKN; encoded by the coding sequence ATGATCAACTCAAAAACGCTCCGAAAGATCTCTCTAGCAATCGGTTTTGCTGCAGCCAGCACCCTCTCCGCCTGCTGCCCACTATCGGTTTCCGTTTATAGGGATGAAAAGCCGCGACTTGAAATTGAAAGGTATTTCTCTGGAAACCTCGAGGCTATAGGGATAGTGAGCGACCGTAGAGGAAAGGTCCTTAAAAGCTTCGTATGTGCCATGAAAGGCAGCTGGGACGGGCACGACCTTATACTCAACGAGGACTTCTCGTGGTCAGACAACACTCGTCAAACACGAGTGTGGCGACTTACACGCACATCCCCTGGAACCTTTATCGGAACCGCGAACGATGTCGTAGGACAGGCAAAAGTGGAGGTGGCTGGAAATGCGATGCACCTTGTCTACACGCTTGAGGTTCCTATGAACGGCTCAACGACCCAATTAAACGTAGACGACTGGCTCTACCTCGTTACCGACACCGTAATTATAAACCATTCAAAGCTTACAAAATTCGGTCTCGATGCGGCGGAGGTAGTGCTTACAATTCGAAAGAATTAG